In a single window of the Flavivirga spongiicola genome:
- a CDS encoding very short patch repair endonuclease gives MSYEYKKIKVPRFNEESGFYTTKKRSKMMGKIRGKNTKPEMIFRKALWKNGVRYRVDSKQLPGRPDVSIKKYKLAIFIDGEYWHGYNWQERKDKLKTNRDFWVPKIERNMQRDREVNLQLEDLGYTIFRFWAQEIKTNLKTCINDVMVYLDIERFKIH, from the coding sequence ATGTCCTACGAATACAAAAAAATAAAAGTCCCTAGGTTCAATGAAGAGTCTGGTTTTTATACCACGAAAAAACGTTCCAAAATGATGGGCAAAATTCGTGGTAAAAACACCAAACCAGAAATGATCTTTCGCAAAGCACTTTGGAAAAACGGTGTACGATATAGGGTGGATAGCAAACAACTTCCCGGGCGACCTGATGTAAGCATAAAAAAATACAAACTTGCTATTTTTATCGATGGCGAATATTGGCATGGCTATAATTGGCAAGAACGGAAGGACAAACTAAAAACGAATCGTGATTTTTGGGTCCCAAAGATTGAAAGGAATATGCAACGAGACAGAGAAGTCAACCTCCAATTAGAAGATTTGGGTTATACTATTTTCCGATTTTGGGCTCAGGAAATAAAAACCAATCTAAAAACCTGTATCAACGATGTAATGGTATATTTAGATATTGAAAGATTCAAAATTCATTAA
- a CDS encoding LytR/AlgR family response regulator transcription factor, producing MKALIIEDENIASKRLANLVKELAPDIEILERISSVEEGIAWFKNNTLPDLIFLDIQLNDGYGFDIIDALKEHPPIIFTTAYNEYAIRGFKYNGLDYLLKPIDKRDLENALNKFRKTKLVPEKENEQKYEQLKNLFSKAYKRRFMVKIGNQFNSFNIEDIAYFKSHEGLIYLRNINGKKYPIEYSLDQLEDILDPIQFFRINRKYMVSVNAVSEIHSYFNSRLLLKLEPNEEEQIIVSRERTTNFKKWLDC from the coding sequence ATGAAGGCTTTAATTATAGAAGATGAAAATATAGCATCAAAACGATTAGCTAATCTTGTGAAAGAATTGGCCCCGGATATCGAGATTCTAGAGCGTATAAGCTCTGTTGAAGAAGGTATTGCTTGGTTTAAAAATAATACGTTACCAGATTTAATATTTTTAGATATACAACTAAATGATGGCTATGGTTTCGATATCATTGATGCACTAAAAGAGCATCCTCCTATAATTTTTACCACAGCTTATAATGAATATGCTATAAGAGGCTTTAAGTATAATGGATTAGATTATTTACTGAAACCCATTGACAAAAGGGATTTAGAAAATGCCTTAAATAAGTTTAGAAAAACAAAGTTGGTACCGGAAAAAGAGAACGAGCAGAAATATGAACAGTTAAAAAATCTTTTTTCTAAAGCGTATAAACGACGTTTTATGGTGAAAATAGGAAACCAGTTTAATAGCTTTAATATAGAAGATATTGCTTATTTTAAATCTCACGAAGGATTGATATACTTACGAAATATTAATGGGAAGAAGTACCCTATTGAATATTCTTTAGACCAATTAGAAGATATTTTAGACCCTATTCAGTTTTTTAGAATAAACCGAAAATATATGGTGTCAGTTAACGCAGTAAGTGAAATTCATAGCTATTTTAATAGCAGACTGCTGTTGAAATTAGAACCTAACGAAGAAGAACAAATCATAGTATCTAGAGAACGAACTACTAATTTTAAAAAATGGTTGGACTGTTAA
- a CDS encoding sensor histidine kinase: MIKTAQIKKLGYRVLVINIVFLLIKLTVNSEENRFNGEDPINEPIFYYVSAIIFFLLTWEVNDKLIKNNSQNTLKSNMGFSSSLEILVKTLVIVLPIIALTYYLAIFEFNYICKIDAENPWLQFRIDFLRAALLLFSLTIFNLFYYATTRTKEIENSMHQLKQEVMTSKYNSLKNQISPHFLFNSLNTLTSLMYEDRDLASDFVTRLASCYRYILDNKEKDLVTLEKELNFLDSFIFMMNVRHKESLSITTNISVNSKGFLIPTLSLQMLVENALKHNYFSKERPLEVSIFSGNKKLVVQNTLRKRKEEPSTKLGISNIKKRYAFYTNEPVTIEEENDLYKIEIPLLQKTVKQFNTSLDS; the protein is encoded by the coding sequence ATGATTAAAACGGCTCAGATAAAAAAGCTAGGTTATAGAGTTCTAGTTATCAATATTGTTTTTTTATTGATAAAGCTGACTGTTAACAGTGAAGAGAATAGGTTTAATGGAGAAGACCCCATTAACGAGCCTATTTTTTATTATGTATCGGCTATTATATTCTTTCTACTCACTTGGGAAGTCAATGATAAATTAATTAAAAATAATAGCCAGAATACCTTAAAATCTAATATGGGGTTTTCTAGTAGTTTAGAGATTTTAGTTAAAACATTAGTGATCGTATTACCTATTATTGCGCTAACATATTATTTAGCCATTTTTGAATTTAACTATATATGTAAAATAGATGCAGAAAATCCTTGGTTACAATTTCGTATAGATTTTTTAAGAGCTGCATTGTTACTTTTTTCTCTTACTATATTTAATCTATTTTATTACGCAACAACGAGAACCAAGGAGATTGAAAATTCAATGCATCAGCTAAAACAAGAAGTGATGACGTCGAAATATAACTCGTTAAAAAACCAAATAAGTCCACATTTTTTATTTAACAGTTTAAATACTTTAACCTCACTGATGTATGAAGATCGTGATTTGGCATCAGATTTTGTGACGCGATTGGCATCGTGTTACCGATATATTTTAGACAATAAAGAGAAAGATCTGGTGACATTGGAAAAGGAATTGAATTTTTTAGATTCGTTTATTTTTATGATGAATGTGAGGCACAAAGAATCATTATCTATAACAACCAATATTTCTGTTAATTCAAAAGGCTTTTTAATACCAACATTATCTCTACAAATGTTAGTAGAGAATGCTCTAAAGCATAACTATTTTTCCAAGGAAAGGCCATTAGAGGTTAGTATATTTTCTGGTAACAAAAAGCTTGTTGTACAAAATACATTGCGTAAAAGAAAAGAAGAGCCATCTACTAAATTAGGTATTAGTAATATTAAAAAACGCTATGCTTTTTATACAAACGAACCAGTAACTATTGAAGAAGAAAATGATCTTTATAAGATCGAAATTCCTTTATTACAAAAAACGGTAAAACAATTTAACACATCTCTAGATTCTTAA
- a CDS encoding TonB-dependent receptor, producing the protein MKTILKLFILCLASSIQAQTGIIKGLAIDKQSEVPLPGATIELLNQDKAIGAITDENGYFTITNVPLGRQTIRISYVGYEPITLPNLDVTSGKDVTVNVSLTEAFGELDTVILTSETNKDRAVNKLASISARQFSMEEVNRFSGGRSDVGRLAANFAGVSAPDDSRNDIVVRGNSPSGLLWRLEGVPIPSPNHFSSLGTTGSPVSALNPNMLKNSDFITSAFPAEYGNALGGVFDLGFRKGNADDYEFTTQLGVFTGLEAMAEGPLGNKQGSFLVAGRYSLIGLIGGGGTSATPNYNDISYNIDLGTGTYGNLSLFGIIGNSDIEFYGDDVEKDDLFSAEDENSFVKSNFHVFGLNHRITIGKKSYLKTVVSVSGSGNNYTEDRFIDKNTPDERIIKYTEADNKETRITMSSLFNSKLNNKITLRTGVLFENLKLKSYLQDRDEQPDLNNDGDPDLYTFRDTDESLNLFQPYIQGRFRLSKKLTLNAGLHAQYSSLNSQFIIEPRGALNYKIAPKHNLSLGYGIHHQNIPLPILFLNEDVNGEPVQTNKNLDFTRSEHYVFGYDVKLAKSWRAKAEVYYQNITKAAVEPFPSSYSSLTEGADFDFNSNVFSLKNEGKGYNQGVELTVEKFFSKGFYGLLTASFFESKYKGSDGIERNSPFNNGYVTNLLAGKEITVGKAKKNVLFFDTRFTISGGRYYTPVDLEASRQANFEILLEDQAFSKQYDDYMRWDLKIGFKMNSKRKKQSHQFFVDMQNLSNRKNVFERRYNRLTNNVDQVDQIGFFPDVGYRFQF; encoded by the coding sequence ATGAAAACTATATTAAAATTGTTCATTTTGTGCTTGGCATCTTCAATACAGGCGCAGACAGGAATCATTAAAGGTTTAGCAATAGACAAACAGTCTGAGGTCCCACTTCCTGGAGCTACGATAGAGCTATTAAATCAAGATAAAGCCATTGGAGCAATCACAGACGAAAATGGATATTTCACGATAACCAATGTACCCTTAGGCAGACAAACCATTCGTATTAGCTATGTAGGTTACGAGCCCATAACATTACCTAACTTGGATGTAACATCGGGTAAAGATGTCACTGTAAACGTAAGCTTAACGGAAGCCTTTGGAGAATTAGATACGGTCATTCTAACCAGCGAAACCAATAAAGACAGGGCTGTAAATAAACTCGCATCAATTTCTGCTCGTCAGTTTAGTATGGAAGAAGTGAATCGTTTTTCCGGAGGAAGAAGTGATGTTGGTAGATTAGCAGCAAACTTTGCAGGCGTTTCTGCTCCTGATGATAGTAGAAACGACATTGTAGTACGTGGTAATTCTCCATCAGGATTATTATGGCGTTTAGAAGGTGTTCCTATACCTAGTCCCAATCATTTTTCCTCATTAGGTACAACGGGTAGCCCAGTTTCTGCATTAAACCCTAACATGCTTAAAAATTCCGATTTTATAACCTCTGCCTTCCCTGCAGAATATGGTAACGCCCTAGGAGGCGTTTTCGATTTGGGGTTTAGAAAAGGAAATGCTGACGATTATGAATTTACAACTCAGCTTGGTGTTTTCACAGGGTTAGAAGCCATGGCAGAGGGCCCTTTAGGTAATAAACAAGGTTCCTTTTTAGTTGCTGGCAGATACTCTTTAATTGGTCTAATAGGTGGTGGTGGCACATCTGCAACCCCTAACTATAATGACATCTCTTATAATATTGATTTAGGAACCGGAACTTATGGTAATTTGTCACTATTTGGAATTATTGGAAACTCAGACATTGAATTTTATGGCGATGATGTTGAAAAAGACGATCTATTTTCTGCAGAAGATGAAAACTCATTTGTTAAATCTAATTTTCATGTTTTTGGTCTTAATCATCGCATTACTATTGGTAAAAAAAGTTATTTAAAAACAGTAGTATCTGTGTCTGGCTCTGGTAATAATTATACAGAAGATCGGTTTATAGATAAAAACACACCTGATGAACGTATTATTAAGTATACAGAAGCAGATAATAAAGAAACCCGTATTACGATGTCTTCTTTATTCAATTCTAAATTAAATAACAAGATAACATTAAGAACAGGGGTGCTATTCGAAAATCTTAAATTAAAATCTTATCTGCAAGACAGGGATGAACAACCAGATTTAAACAACGACGGCGATCCAGACTTATATACATTTAGAGATACAGACGAAAGTTTAAATTTATTTCAACCTTATATTCAAGGTCGTTTTAGACTCTCTAAAAAACTTACTTTAAATGCAGGACTGCATGCTCAGTATAGTTCTTTAAACAGTCAATTTATAATAGAACCCAGAGGGGCATTAAACTATAAAATAGCACCTAAACATAATTTAAGTTTAGGCTATGGCATACATCATCAAAATATACCATTACCAATTCTATTTCTAAATGAAGATGTTAATGGAGAACCCGTACAAACTAATAAAAATTTAGACTTTACAAGAAGTGAACATTATGTATTTGGCTATGATGTAAAACTAGCAAAAAGCTGGAGAGCCAAAGCAGAGGTTTATTACCAAAATATCACTAAAGCAGCCGTAGAACCTTTTCCATCAAGCTATTCCTCATTGACTGAGGGAGCTGATTTTGATTTTAACAGTAACGTCTTTTCTCTTAAAAATGAAGGTAAAGGCTATAATCAAGGCGTAGAGTTAACGGTAGAGAAATTTTTCAGCAAGGGGTTTTATGGATTATTAACGGCTTCTTTTTTTGAAAGTAAATACAAAGGTAGTGATGGTATAGAAAGAAACTCGCCATTTAACAATGGTTATGTTACAAATCTACTGGCAGGTAAAGAGATTACCGTTGGTAAAGCCAAAAAAAATGTTTTGTTTTTCGATACGCGATTTACAATTTCTGGTGGGCGTTATTACACACCAGTAGATTTAGAAGCTTCGCGACAAGCAAATTTCGAAATTCTTTTAGAAGACCAAGCATTCTCCAAACAATATGATGATTATATGCGTTGGGATTTAAAAATTGGTTTTAAAATGAATAGCAAAAGAAAAAAACAATCGCATCAATTCTTTGTAGATATGCAAAACCTATCCAATAGGAAAAATGTTTTTGAACGTCGTTATAACCGTTTAACAAATAATGTGGATCAGGTAGACCAAATAGGGTTCTTCCCGGATGTAGGTTATCGTTTCCAATTTTAA
- a CDS encoding phytase, whose translation MEKLKVNIIFICFVALMACAKKLPEIVANVITETTLYDTDDPAIWINPKDASKSIVFGTDKNTEGAIYAFDLDGKIIEDKTIRNLKRPNNVDLEYGFQLNDSTKVDVISFTERERQQIRLFSVPDMKPLDHGGFPVFTDAKEPETNLPMGIALYKSPETHKLYAIVGRKTGPKKEYLYQYHLTSDSLGVHSKLVRKFGEFSGKKEIEAIAVDNEAGIVYYSDEMHCIRKYYAEPSKGDEEIYCFGSEYFKEDIEGIAIAKYQEKGFLIVSNQQAHTFNIFDLKTNAFIKEINLGTIETDGCDVTTTALGDKFPNGLFVSMNDEKNFFFHDLEKLKLLE comes from the coding sequence ATGGAAAAGCTTAAAGTAAACATCATTTTTATTTGTTTCGTTGCACTAATGGCATGTGCTAAAAAATTACCTGAAATTGTAGCCAATGTCATTACCGAAACGACGTTATATGACACAGACGATCCTGCTATATGGATTAACCCAAAAGACGCTTCGAAGAGCATTGTTTTTGGTACGGACAAAAATACAGAAGGTGCTATTTATGCCTTTGATTTAGATGGTAAAATTATTGAAGATAAAACAATAAGGAATTTAAAACGACCAAATAATGTCGATTTGGAATACGGTTTTCAATTGAATGATTCAACAAAAGTCGATGTTATTTCTTTTACAGAAAGAGAACGTCAGCAAATACGTTTATTTTCTGTTCCAGATATGAAACCACTGGATCATGGCGGTTTTCCAGTTTTTACAGACGCAAAAGAACCTGAAACAAATTTACCAATGGGTATAGCACTTTACAAATCACCAGAAACACATAAACTATATGCTATTGTAGGCAGAAAAACGGGACCTAAAAAGGAGTATTTATACCAATATCACTTGACTTCAGATAGTTTGGGTGTACATTCTAAATTAGTTAGAAAGTTTGGTGAATTTAGTGGTAAAAAAGAAATAGAAGCTATAGCGGTAGATAACGAGGCAGGTATTGTATATTATTCAGATGAGATGCATTGTATTCGTAAATACTATGCAGAACCTTCGAAAGGAGATGAAGAAATTTACTGTTTTGGAAGCGAATATTTTAAAGAAGATATCGAAGGCATTGCCATTGCGAAGTATCAGGAGAAAGGATTTTTAATCGTGTCAAATCAACAAGCGCATACGTTTAATATTTTCGATTTAAAGACGAACGCATTTATTAAAGAAATTAATTTAGGAACTATCGAAACAGATGGTTGTGATGTTACAACAACAGCATTGGGTGATAAGTTTCCTAATGGATTATTTGTTTCTATGAATGATGAAAAGAATTTCTTTTTTCATGATTTAGAAAAGCTTAAATTATTAGAATAA
- a CDS encoding TonB-dependent receptor, whose protein sequence is MRKNYVLLFITLSLSFLGFTQSGNIHGKIIDENGLSIPFGNVLIESLNKGTISDFDGSFLMVDIPSGSQTIKITYLGYADTEKEVTVKAGTTAEVVIVISPENLELDGILITGYNSGQAKALNAQKNKQNITNVVSTDQIGKFPNANIGDAIKRIQGITMQVDQGEARNIIVRGLAPQLNSVTLNGSRIPSAEGDNRNVQMDLIPSDMIQLIEVNKAVTPDMDADALGGSVNLVTRTSPNGFRVAATVGSGVNFITNKRIVNGSFLVGDRSKDNKFGWMLSTSINDSDFGSDNVEAEWVNEAESPVSGDDIQVDPFVEESDIRTYLVQRIRRSFSANLDYAFDANNTIHLKSMYNWRDDRENRFRLRYRSIEPIFTNGTETITGYQGEIRRQTKGGVDNNRNKNTRLEDQRMQNYSLGGEHLFGKIEFDWLASYASASEERLNERYVEYELEETSGGDPIPFDTDFANEKFPLITPLNSSDAALSNFSLKEITEENKFTEEKDFNFFTNFKLPADFFNKGNGFVKFGGRLKIKNKERTNNFFEFEPTNAAFDDLSALPLINQTDADFLAGSKYAAGMFVDPAFLGKLDLNNTSLFDVSDVPSEYVRANYDVKEHVYAGYVMTNQKLSDKLDVLVGVRVESTKTEATGNQIEDEENILGIITADKNYINVLPGVHFKYNVNDNTVLRFAWTNTLARPNYADVVPSIDIVADDEEIFLGNPELSATTSMNFDLMMEHYFSSVGIISGGVFQKSIKDFIYTFQFEDSGTGFDSFQPQNGDNANIFGAEIGFQRQLDFLPGFARNFSLMLNYTYLTSNADGIRNSNGEERTDLDLPGTAPNMFNGSLGYSGKKLNLRLSANYSDAYIDEIGGSTFEDRYYDEQFLLDFNASYAFNKGFSIYFDLNNITDQPLRYFQGVKNRTMQVEYYGRRITFGLKYDLFNKKQ, encoded by the coding sequence ATGAGAAAAAATTACGTATTACTATTTATTACATTATCACTATCCTTTCTTGGATTCACTCAAAGTGGAAATATTCATGGGAAAATTATTGACGAAAATGGCTTATCGATTCCTTTTGGAAATGTATTAATCGAATCATTAAATAAGGGAACTATATCAGATTTTGATGGTAGTTTTTTAATGGTTGATATTCCTTCTGGATCCCAAACAATAAAAATCACTTATTTAGGGTATGCAGATACAGAAAAAGAAGTTACTGTTAAAGCAGGAACAACAGCTGAAGTTGTCATAGTAATATCCCCTGAAAATTTAGAGCTAGACGGCATTCTAATAACAGGATATAATAGTGGTCAGGCAAAAGCTCTTAATGCTCAAAAGAACAAACAGAATATTACAAATGTTGTTTCAACGGACCAGATAGGAAAGTTTCCTAATGCAAATATCGGAGATGCAATAAAACGTATCCAGGGAATCACAATGCAAGTAGATCAAGGTGAAGCACGTAATATTATTGTTAGAGGTTTAGCACCTCAATTAAATTCGGTGACGTTAAACGGGAGTAGAATTCCTTCCGCCGAAGGTGATAATAGAAACGTGCAAATGGATTTAATTCCATCAGACATGATTCAGCTTATAGAAGTTAATAAAGCAGTGACACCAGATATGGATGCTGATGCACTAGGTGGTTCTGTAAATTTGGTAACAAGAACATCTCCAAACGGATTTAGAGTTGCTGCGACTGTAGGGTCTGGAGTTAATTTTATTACTAACAAAAGAATCGTAAATGGATCATTTCTAGTAGGAGATAGATCAAAAGATAATAAATTTGGATGGATGCTTTCTACATCTATTAATGATAGTGATTTTGGTTCAGACAATGTAGAGGCAGAATGGGTAAATGAAGCGGAAAGCCCAGTTTCTGGTGATGATATTCAGGTAGATCCATTTGTAGAAGAATCAGATATTAGAACTTATTTGGTACAACGTATTAGAAGAAGTTTTTCAGCAAATTTAGATTATGCTTTTGATGCTAATAATACTATTCATTTAAAATCAATGTATAATTGGAGAGATGATAGAGAAAATCGTTTCAGACTTCGGTATAGAAGTATTGAACCAATATTTACCAATGGCACAGAAACCATTACTGGATATCAAGGTGAAATAAGAAGACAAACAAAAGGAGGTGTCGATAATAATAGAAATAAAAATACGCGTCTGGAAGATCAGCGTATGCAAAACTATAGCTTGGGAGGCGAACATTTATTTGGAAAAATAGAATTTGATTGGTTAGCATCTTATGCAAGTGCCTCAGAAGAGCGACTAAATGAACGTTATGTTGAGTATGAATTAGAGGAAACCAGCGGAGGCGACCCTATTCCTTTTGATACAGATTTTGCTAATGAAAAATTTCCATTAATTACACCATTGAATAGTAGTGATGCTGCTTTAAGCAATTTTAGTTTAAAAGAAATTACTGAAGAAAATAAATTCACAGAAGAAAAAGATTTTAACTTTTTTACAAATTTTAAATTACCAGCAGATTTTTTTAATAAAGGAAATGGTTTCGTGAAATTTGGAGGCCGTTTAAAAATAAAGAATAAGGAAAGAACTAATAATTTTTTCGAATTTGAACCTACAAATGCAGCATTTGATGACTTAAGTGCTTTGCCATTAATAAATCAAACAGATGCCGATTTTTTAGCTGGAAGTAAATATGCGGCAGGCATGTTTGTAGATCCTGCATTTTTAGGAAAATTAGATTTAAACAATACGTCGTTATTTGATGTTTCAGATGTACCAAGCGAATATGTCAGGGCTAATTATGATGTAAAAGAGCATGTTTACGCTGGTTATGTCATGACAAACCAAAAATTATCGGATAAATTGGATGTATTGGTTGGTGTAAGAGTAGAAAGTACCAAAACTGAAGCTACGGGAAATCAAATCGAAGATGAGGAGAATATTTTAGGGATTATAACAGCCGATAAGAATTATATAAATGTATTACCGGGTGTTCATTTTAAATACAATGTAAATGATAATACGGTTTTACGATTTGCGTGGACTAACACATTAGCAAGACCAAATTATGCAGATGTTGTGCCTAGTATAGATATTGTTGCAGATGATGAAGAAATTTTCTTAGGAAATCCGGAATTAAGTGCTACTACATCTATGAACTTTGATTTAATGATGGAACATTATTTTAGTAGTGTTGGCATTATTTCTGGGGGCGTATTTCAAAAAAGCATTAAAGATTTTATTTATACATTTCAGTTTGAGGATTCAGGGACAGGGTTTGATAGTTTTCAACCACAAAATGGTGACAATGCTAATATATTTGGAGCAGAAATCGGTTTTCAGCGTCAGTTAGATTTTTTACCAGGGTTTGCTAGAAACTTCAGTTTGATGTTGAATTATACTTATTTAACATCAAATGCGGATGGCATCAGGAATTCGAATGGAGAAGAAAGAACAGATTTGGATTTACCAGGTACGGCTCCCAATATGTTTAATGGTTCTTTAGGCTATTCTGGTAAAAAATTAAATCTACGTTTATCAGCTAACTATTCCGATGCCTATATAGACGAAATTGGAGGAAGTACTTTCGAAGATAGGTATTACGATGAACAATTTTTACTAGATTTTAATGCTTCATATGCATTTAACAAAGGATTTAGTATCTACTTCGATTTAAATAATATCACCGATCAACCGTTGCGTTATTTCCAAGGTGTTAAAAATAGAACCATGCAAGTAGAGTATTATGGAAGACGTATCACATTTGGTTTAAAATATGATTTATTCAATAAAAAACAATAA
- the rpmA gene encoding 50S ribosomal protein L27 gives MAHKKGVGSSKNGRESESKRLGVKIFGGQAAIAGNIIVRQRGNTHHPGENVYSSKDHTLHAQVDGVVKFTKKKDNKSYVSIEPFEA, from the coding sequence ATGGCACATAAAAAAGGAGTCGGAAGTTCGAAAAACGGTAGAGAATCAGAATCGAAACGCTTAGGTGTAAAGATATTTGGTGGTCAAGCTGCAATAGCTGGAAACATTATCGTTAGACAAAGAGGTAACACGCATCACCCAGGTGAGAATGTTTACTCTTCAAAAGATCATACATTACACGCTCAAGTTGATGGTGTTGTAAAGTTTACAAAGAAAAAAGATAATAAATCTTATGTTTCTATTGAGCCTTTTGAGGCTTAA
- the rplU gene encoding 50S ribosomal protein L21: MYAIVEIAGHQFKVEKDQKVFVNRLQTEEGKKVSFDNVLLVADGDKVTVGAPAIDGAQVGAKVLKHLKGDKVIVFKKKRRKGYRVKNGHRQSLTEIVIESIAASGAKKATKAESEGAKKAAPAKATKKAEPKAKPTAKKAEAAAPKAKPAAKKAEATQDLSKLTVAELKEMAKAKGVEGISSMKKADLIAALS, encoded by the coding sequence ATGTACGCAATTGTAGAGATAGCAGGGCATCAATTTAAAGTTGAAAAAGACCAAAAAGTTTTTGTTAACCGTTTACAAACAGAAGAAGGTAAGAAAGTTTCTTTCGATAATGTACTTCTAGTAGCAGATGGTGACAAAGTAACTGTAGGCGCCCCCGCTATAGACGGAGCTCAAGTAGGAGCAAAAGTCTTAAAGCACCTTAAAGGTGATAAAGTTATAGTTTTTAAGAAGAAAAGACGTAAAGGATACCGTGTTAAAAATGGTCATCGTCAATCTTTAACAGAAATTGTAATAGAAAGCATTGCTGCTTCGGGAGCTAAAAAAGCTACCAAAGCTGAAAGTGAGGGAGCTAAAAAAGCTGCTCCGGCAAAAGCAACTAAAAAGGCCGAACCAAAAGCAAAACCAACTGCGAAAAAAGCTGAGGCTGCTGCACCAAAAGCAAAGCCAGCTGCAAAAAAGGCCGAAGCTACTCAAGATTTAAGTAAGCTTACTGTGGCTGAATTAAAAGAGATGGCAAAAGCTAAAGGAGTTGAAGGAATTTCTTCTATGAAGAAAGCCGATTTAATTGCTGCTTTAAGTTAA
- a CDS encoding DUF4199 family protein has protein sequence MKKIPLSVRFGLITSSMLIAYFLILALFHKHVNPAFSFFNAVITAFGICEAVRLKKIENPKIFTYGEGFKTGIITGFTATFVFTVFFLFYTTEIYPAFLPELLQTIKGGFNIGIGMVTFIVAVMGFATTVVVVLAVMQLFKKTRNIPQNHL, from the coding sequence ATGAAAAAGATACCACTCTCTGTTCGATTTGGACTCATTACAAGTTCGATGTTAATTGCTTATTTTTTGATTCTGGCATTATTCCATAAACACGTTAATCCAGCTTTTAGTTTTTTTAATGCTGTAATTACTGCCTTCGGAATATGTGAAGCTGTACGTTTGAAAAAAATTGAGAACCCGAAAATCTTTACTTATGGCGAAGGATTTAAAACAGGGATTATTACAGGTTTTACTGCTACATTTGTGTTTACTGTTTTTTTCTTGTTTTATACTACAGAAATTTACCCTGCTTTTTTACCAGAATTACTTCAAACCATAAAAGGCGGTTTTAATATTGGTATTGGTATGGTGACTTTTATAGTTGCCGTTATGGGGTTTGCAACAACTGTAGTCGTTGTGCTTGCCGTTATGCAGCTTTTTAAAAAGACCAGAAACATCCCTCAAAACCACCTATAA
- a CDS encoding DMT family transporter: MNSIRSKWMYLFVLSIIWGSSFILIKKSLLGLTPYQLGALRIIITGLFLFAMGYKTIKTIKKSDWKWIVISGLFGSFIPAFFFAIAETEIDSAVVSILNSLVPLNTILLGFAVFRMASTKRQILGVIIGFIGTTVLILKGAHLNPNQNYLYAIFVILSTLMYAMNVNIIKKYLQHLKPLTIATGNFVTIIIPAIIILLFTDFFSVKTFENPEFKMAMVYIMILSFFGTAMAKILFNKLVQVSTPVFASSVAFVMPIVALMWGFLDGEAFSLLQGVASIIILLGVYLSHKKQPNRSQLSLKQLVKLKK; encoded by the coding sequence ATGAATAGCATTAGATCAAAATGGATGTATCTTTTTGTGCTCTCTATAATTTGGGGGAGCTCATTTATTTTAATTAAAAAATCATTGTTAGGATTAACGCCCTATCAATTGGGTGCATTAAGAATAATTATTACAGGGCTTTTTCTTTTTGCAATGGGTTATAAAACCATTAAAACCATTAAAAAATCTGATTGGAAATGGATTGTTATCTCTGGTCTTTTTGGATCTTTTATACCCGCTTTTTTCTTTGCTATTGCAGAAACTGAAATTGATAGCGCTGTTGTTTCTATTCTAAATTCATTAGTCCCTTTAAATACTATTTTGCTAGGTTTTGCTGTTTTTAGAATGGCGTCAACAAAACGTCAGATATTGGGAGTCATTATTGGTTTTATAGGAACCACTGTATTAATATTGAAAGGAGCCCACTTAAACCCTAATCAAAATTATCTCTATGCTATTTTTGTGATTTTATCGACCCTTATGTATGCGATGAATGTTAACATTATTAAGAAATATTTACAGCATTTAAAACCATTAACAATTGCTACTGGTAATTTTGTAACCATTATTATTCCAGCCATAATTATTTTATTATTTACAGATTTCTTTTCGGTAAAAACATTTGAAAATCCAGAGTTTAAAATGGCTATGGTTTATATTATGATCCTGTCATTTTTTGGTACTGCTATGGCAAAAATATTATTTAATAAATTGGTTCAGGTGTCAACACCTGTATTTGCTTCTTCTGTAGCTTTTGTTATGCCAATTGTAGCTTTAATGTGGGGTTTTTTAGATGGTGAAGCATTTAGTCTTCTTCAAGGAGTTGCCAGTATTATTATCTTGTTGGGCGTGTATTTATCGCACAAAAAGCAACCAAATCGCAGTCAGTTATCTTTAAAACAGCTGGTTAAGTTAAAAAAATAG